One part of the Gadus macrocephalus chromosome 8, ASM3116895v1 genome encodes these proteins:
- the odr4 gene encoding protein odr-4 homolog, with the protein MGRGYMVEEAVERYLSSLCSSSPLTGLLLGQSSAQRDFVVMATRTPQREVCPLTPSPRDTLDMEWINEHARQVSRMLPGGLSVLGVFYISDAEAKDTLITLRQLVFAVQKSISRDLLWLSGDDDISERVTLHVNSTTRKTFCRTFDVRDPKSTAKPADWRYQSGVCGSWPMVWSCVEVEIPVSLPPRGARPGDLETSLQEGLKLWAQQIERGTFLLDGRKISEDTELTGPTKRNVKQSLQAQILTTPVCPGEQVPQVGASGGRVVLRGAVHTRAYLHGNKPTARLAEKALKRDLLSTVALRLNMVLEELMETQERDRLSLPTRVMCPLRGLGVGVCDYRFSDEGPLEVLDRLKEILDLEVRQEDLDHTQEEEAVTVETQPAPTEGVQRSELQAAVVPPLKPQGRSYIGAAMATVMALLAAAAALLYLDD; encoded by the exons ATGGGTCGCGGCTAcatggtggaggaggcggtggagcgatacctctcctccctctgctcctccagtcCTTTGACCGGCCTTCTCCTCGGACAg AGCTCTGCCCAGAGGGACTTTGTTGTTATGGCGACGCGCACCCCCCAGAGAGAGGTGTGTCCCCTGACCCCCAGCCCTCGGGACACACTGGACATGGAGTGGATCAACGAGCACGCCCGCCAG GTGTCCCGGATGTTGCCAGGGGGGCTGTCTGTACTGGGAGTTTTCTACATCAGCGATGCTGAAGCCAAAGACACACTCATCACACTCAGacag ctgGTGTTTGCGGTGCAGAAGTCCATCTCCAGGGACTTGCTGTGGCTGAGTGGGGATGATGACATCAGCGAGCGAGTCACCCTGCACGTCAACTCCACCACCAGGAA AACCTTCTGTAGAACCTTCGACGTGAGAGACCCCAAG AGCACAGCCAAGCCAGCTGATTGGAGGTATCAATCAGGGGTGTGTGGCTCCTGGCCAATGGTGTGGAGCTGTGTGGAAGTGGAAATACCCGTCTCACTGCCCCCCCGAGGGGCCCGACCGGGAGACCTGGAGACCAGTCTGCAG GAGGGACTGAAGCTGTGGGCCcagcagatagagagaggaacATTTCTGCTGGATGGGAGAAAGATCTCAGAGGACACAGAACTCACAGGACCGACG AAGCGGAATGTGAAGCAATCCCTCCAAGCCCAGATACTGACCACACCG GTGTGTCCAGGTGAGCAGGTCCCCCAGGTGGGGGCCTCTGGGGGGAGGGTCGTGCTGAGAGGGGCGGTCCACACTAGAGCCTACCTCCATGGCAACAAGCCCACCGCCAGGCTGGCAGAGAAG gcccTGAAGAGGGACCTGCTCTCCACCGTGGCCCTGAGGCTCAACATGGTcttggaggagctgatggagaccCAGGAGAGag acaggcTCTCTCTCCCCACGCGGGTGATGTGCCCCCTGCGGGggctgggtgtgggtgtgtgtgactacCGGTTCAGTGATGAGGGGCCGCTTGAGGTTCTGGACCGTCTGAAGGAGATCCTCGACCTGGAGGTAAGACAGGAAGACCTGGaccacacacaggaagaggaggcggtCACCGTGGAGACACAACCAGCACCAACCG AGGGCGTTCAGAGGTCAGAGCTACAGGCGGCCGTGGTCCCGCCCCTGAAGCCACAGGGGAGGAGCTACATTG gTGCTGCCATGGCGACGGTGATGGCCctccttgcggcggcggcggcgctccTCTACCTGGATGACTGA